The genomic DNA CGGGGATCACGTGTGCTCGAGCTATATCCCCTCGTGCGGGAAATGCTGGTACTGCATAGGCGGCCAGCCCACCATGTGCGCGCTCCGCGACAAGCCCCGGTGGTTCATGCTGGACGGCACGTCGCGCTTCCGCAAGAACGGGCGACCGCTCCACCACTTCCTGCAGGTCTCCGGCTACGCCACCCACTCCGTCCTGCTCGAGGAGAGCGTAATTCCCATCCGCAAGGACGCGCCTCTCGATCTCGCCTGCCTGGTGAGCTGCGGCGTGCTCGCGGGCGCTGGCCCCGTGTTCAACAGGGCCAAGGTGCCGCCGGGGGCCAGCGTGGCCGTGTTCGGGTGCGGCGGGGTCGGGCTCAACACCATCCAGGCGGCGCGGATGGTGGGCGCGGGCAAGATCATCGCCGTCGACGTCAATCCCCAGAAGCTCACGTGGGCGGAGGAGTTCGGGGCAACCCACGTGGTGGACGCCTCCAAGGAGGATCCGGTCGCCCGCGTACAGGCCATCGGCGGCATCGGCGGGGTGGACTTCGCCTTCGAGGTGGTGGGCACCCAGAAGACCATCGAGCAGGCCTTCGCCTCGATCCACCGGGGCGGCACCTGCGTGATCGTGGGCGTCAGCCCGGCCGGCACACGGCTGTCCATCGACCCCGGCATGCTCCTCCAGCAGCGGGTGCTCACGGGCTCCTCGTTCGGAGCCGGGCACCAGCGCACCGACGTGCCGCTCCTCATCGACCTCTTCATGGCGGGCAAGTATCAGCTCAAGGAGCTGGTGACGCGCCGCCTCCCCCTCAAGGAGCTGAACCATGCCTTCGATCTCATGAAGCAGGGCGAGGTGAAGCGCAGCGTGATCGTCTATGAGTAGCAGGCGGCCGCCTGCGGAAGCGGCTAGAGGAGGTCGGGCAGGTCGTCCATCGAGGAGAAAACGCCGCCCCGGGCATCCGCGAGCAGATCAGGGGGCGTGAGGCGGGCGAAGCCGAAGGCGGTCATGCCGGCCGCGTTGGCCGCTTCGACGCCGAGGGGGCTGTCCTCGATGATGGCGCAGCGGGCGGGCACCACGCCCAGGCTGCGCGCCGCGTGCAAGAACAGATCGGGGGCGGGCTTGCCACGCGCGACGTCCTCGGCACTGAAGATCTTCCCCTCGAAGCGTGCGAGCAGGCCCGTGGCCGCGAGGGCCCGACGGATCCGCTCGTGCGTGCCGCTGGAGGCGACACAGGTCGGCAGCGTGATGCGCTCGAGCGCGCGCTCCACGCCGGGAACGGCCGACAGCTTGGTGGCGAAGACCTCGAAGAGGCGCGCGTGATAGCGATCCTCGAGATCGCGGGGCAAGGCGCGGCCGAGCCGCGCTTCCACGAGCTGGCGGATGGTCGTCAGCGAGCGCCCCATGAACTCCGCCATGCATTCCTCACGCGTCATGCCGAGCTCCACGCCCGTTTCGTTCAGCAGCTCCGAGAGGATCTGGTTCGCGTGCCCCTCGCTGTCGACGAGCACACCATCATTGTCGAAGATCACCAGATCGAAGCGGCGCATCGGGCCGGGAGGTCTCAGGCCACTCGATACTGCTTGAGCACGTCGCGGTCGATCTCGATGCCGAGGCCGGGCCCGGTGGGAACATCGACCCATCCCGCGCGGTGCGTGATCCTGGACGAGGCGAGATCGTCCCGGAACGGGTTGAAGGTCTGCTCGAACTCGAGGAGCGGAGGAACGGGCACCAGGCAGGGCGGGCTGTCGGGCAACGAGGCGATGAAGTGCAAGGTGGCGGCGAGCCCGATGGCCGTCCCCCAGGCATGCGGCACGCACTGCACGCCGGCCGCCTGGGCAAGGACGGCGATCTTCTTGCACTCCGTGAGGCCACCCGCCGCGCAGACATCCGGCTGGATGATGTCCATGGCGCGCTTGTCGAGGATGGCGCGGAACGAGAACTTGGTGAACTCGTTCTCTCCGCCCGCCACGGCCAGGTCGAGGGCGCGCGACACCTCGACGTAGCCGTCCAGATCCTCCGGCGAGATCGGCTCCTCGAACCAGTAGACGCCGAGCTTCTCCATCTCGCGCCCGATTTTGATGGCCTGCGGCACGTTGTAGCAGTGGTTCGCGTCGACCATGAGGAGCCGGTCCGGCCCGAGGGCCTCGCGCACGGCGGAGATCCGCGCGAGGTCCTTCTTCATGTCGCCGAGCCCGATCTTCATCTTGACCGCGCGGAACCCCTGCCCCGCGTAGGTGCGCGCCTCCGCGACCGCCTCTTCGGTGACCCGGGCCATATCCTTGAAGTAGAGCCCGGTCGCGTAGGCCTCGATCCGAGGCCGGAAGCATCCACCAAGCAGCTTGTGTACGGGCTTGCCGCAGGCCTTGCCCACGATGTCCCAGAGCGCGATGTCCACGCCGGAGATCCCGGAGATCGTCATGCCGGTCAGGCCATAGTCCTTGACCTTGTTGTAGAGCGCCTCCCAGATGACCTCGACGTCGAAGGGATCGCCGCCGATCACCGACGGCTTGAGCAGGCTATCGACGATCACCTTCGAGACCGGGGCCGGGCCATAGCAGTCGCCCCAGCCGGTGATTCCCTCGTCGGTCTGGATCTCCACGACCAGCGCCCCCTTTGACTTGTAGACCCACCCTCGCGAAGACGTGAAGGGCTCGTCGACGGGAACCGAGAGCTGATGCGTGATGACGTCAGTGATCTTCATGAGGGAGACTCGAGTGGGTCACCGTCCCTTGAACACGGGCGCGCGCTTCTCCACGAAGGCGCGGATGCCCTCGGTGGCAT from Candidatus Methylomirabilota bacterium includes the following:
- a CDS encoding HAD family hydrolase, with the protein product MRRFDLVIFDNDGVLVDSEGHANQILSELLNETGVELGMTREECMAEFMGRSLTTIRQLVEARLGRALPRDLEDRYHARLFEVFATKLSAVPGVERALERITLPTCVASSGTHERIRRALAATGLLARFEGKIFSAEDVARGKPAPDLFLHAARSLGVVPARCAIIEDSPLGVEAANAAGMTAFGFARLTPPDLLADARGGVFSSMDDLPDLL
- a CDS encoding Zn-dependent alcohol dehydrogenase produces the protein MDASAAVLYEVNKPLVIEDVEVLEPGPHEVRVRWAANGVCHSDLHVMTGDYPHPLPVVLGHEAAGVVEKIGPGVESVKPGDHVCSSYIPSCGKCWYCIGGQPTMCALRDKPRWFMLDGTSRFRKNGRPLHHFLQVSGYATHSVLLEESVIPIRKDAPLDLACLVSCGVLAGAGPVFNRAKVPPGASVAVFGCGGVGLNTIQAARMVGAGKIIAVDVNPQKLTWAEEFGATHVVDASKEDPVARVQAIGGIGGVDFAFEVVGTQKTIEQAFASIHRGGTCVIVGVSPAGTRLSIDPGMLLQQRVLTGSSFGAGHQRTDVPLLIDLFMAGKYQLKELVTRRLPLKELNHAFDLMKQGEVKRSVIVYE
- a CDS encoding mandelate racemase/muconate lactonizing enzyme family protein, with protein sequence MKITDVITHQLSVPVDEPFTSSRGWVYKSKGALVVEIQTDEGITGWGDCYGPAPVSKVIVDSLLKPSVIGGDPFDVEVIWEALYNKVKDYGLTGMTISGISGVDIALWDIVGKACGKPVHKLLGGCFRPRIEAYATGLYFKDMARVTEEAVAEARTYAGQGFRAVKMKIGLGDMKKDLARISAVREALGPDRLLMVDANHCYNVPQAIKIGREMEKLGVYWFEEPISPEDLDGYVEVSRALDLAVAGGENEFTKFSFRAILDKRAMDIIQPDVCAAGGLTECKKIAVLAQAAGVQCVPHAWGTAIGLAATLHFIASLPDSPPCLVPVPPLLEFEQTFNPFRDDLASSRITHRAGWVDVPTGPGLGIEIDRDVLKQYRVA